A part of Primulina eburnea isolate SZY01 chromosome 10, ASM2296580v1, whole genome shotgun sequence genomic DNA contains:
- the LOC140842373 gene encoding transcription factor LHW-like isoform X3: protein MGYLLKEALKTLCGFDQWSYAVLWKIGYQNPNLLVWEECYYDLNSYPTHQDFNASWGATVASNFQSQYNTGEKVSLLINKMMMDNQVNIVGEGLVGRVAFTGNHQWILSENFRGEAHPPEVLNEVCQQFSAGMKTVAVIPVLPHGVVQFGSYLTIGENLGFVHDVLTLVFQLGEVPGVLLSDNYMSKEPARRFGAPVCLGSYAHVDSSLEFAIQVLNSSPSCMKLHDYNHIATIAPTEKTEVYPSISEIWMNQHTPVNVPRSTLDFPSSTCLLNRGSISCIEQSDSGCEGPFNSLCGIPLPTLSKTSTSTSCSIEGVSTPHNVETLSRIDSCSNASRTVNESITSKSSASIGIKNVNLLKREAYFSDSVDHLRTNSLLGNSSGIQHYHMEKQLAENYFCKSNKELDIITHEISMSGHNERQNTVAHSIPSLVEDDNKQKLKDQSHTMSDTKYDESYVQSQSGDDLFDILGAEFKNKIFSSRWKSSKSPPNLHSNMNIPSKKSLASSEIYAASQGNLDSGIISSGPNHLLDAVVSNVYSAVKSVLDDSVSCGTTLTNASSSLLPKTGISYSRCGVSNQTKGELLGVPKYIATAGMMSSCSLRNASSKEDSGTCSQLSSIYGSQISSWIGKGHDMNPNNSVSNGCSKQPDETSTLNRKRLKPGENPRPRPKDRQMIQDRFKELRQIVPNGAKCSMDALLERTIKHMLFLQSVTKHSDKLKQAGEPKLQITNTDGSLLLKNNFEGGATWAYEVGSQSMVCPLIVEDLNQPRQMLVEMLCEERGFFLEIADIIRGLGLTILKGVMETRNGKIWARFAVEANRDVTRMEIFLSLVHFLEQSSKICIPQAKNASCDKTTVQQTNHAASLPVTGVP from the exons ATGGGGTACTTGTTGAAAGAGGCTTTGAAGACTCTTTGCGGTTTCGATCAGTGGTCATATGCTGTTCTCTGGAAGATTGGATACCAAAACCCCAA CCTTTTAGTTTGGGAAGAATGTTATTACGATTTGAACTCATATCCGACACATCAAGATTTCAATGCTTCATGGGGTGCGACCGTCGCCAGCAATTTCCAGTCCCAGTATAATACTGGAGAGAAAGTGTCTTTGCTCATAAACAAGATGATGATGGACAATCAAGTTAATATTGTGGGAGAAGG ATTAGTTGGAAGAGTTGCTTTCACTGGTAACCATCAATGGATACTTTCTGAGAATTTTCGTGGAGAAGCCCACCCGCCAGAG GTTCTAAACGAGGTATGCCAGCAATTTTCAGCTGGCATGAag ACGGTTGCAGTTATTCCCGTTCTTCCTCATGGTGTTGTCCAATTTGGTTCATACTTGACA ATAGGAGAGAACTTGGGATTCGTACATGATGTGTTAACATTAGTATTTCAACTGGGAGAGGTACCTGGTGTCTTGCTATCTGATAATTATATGTCGAAAGAACCTGCTCGAAGATTTGGGGCTCCAGTATGTCTTGGAAGTTATGCTCATGTTGACTCGTCTCTTGAGTTCG CAATTCAAGTCTTAAACTCAAGTCCGAGTTGTATGAAACTACATGATTACAATCATATAGCAACGATTGCTCCGACAGAAAAAACTGAAGTTTATCCCTCAATTTCGGAAATATGGATGAACCAGCATACTCCTGTCAATGTCCCAAGGTCTACTCTTGATTTCCCATCTAGCACATGTTTGTTGAATCGTGGCAGTATAAGTTGCATTGAACAATCGGATAGTGGCTGTGAAGGCCCTTTTAATAGCCTCTGTGGCATTCCTCTGCCTACTCTGAGTAAAACTTCTACCTCGACTTCTTGTTCCATTGAAGGTGTGTCCACGCCCCATAATGTGGAAACTTTGTCAAGGATAGACTCTTGCTCAAATGCGAGCAGGACGGTTAATGAAAGCATTACTTCTAAGAGTTCAGCTTCTATTGGgattaaaaatgtgaatttactGAAAAGAGAGGCCTATTTCTCGGATTCTGTCGACCATTTGAGGACAAATTCCTTGCTAGGTAATAGCTCTGGCATCCAACATTATCACATGGAGAAACAGTTGGCGGAAAATTACTTCTGTAAGTCTAACAAAGAACTCGATATAATTACCCATGAGATTTCTATGTCTGGACACAACGAACGTCAAAATACAGTCGCACATTCGATTCCTAGTTTAGTTGAAGACGACAACaaacaaaaattgaaagatcagaGTCATACGATGAGTGATACCAAGTATGACGAATCGTACGTTCAATCTCAGTCTGGAGATGATTTGTTCGATATTTTGGGAGCAGAATTTAAGAACAAGATATTTAGCAGTCGCTGGAAGAGTAGTAAATCACCCCCAAACTTGCACTCAAATATGAATATTCCTTCTAAGAAGAGTCTGGCGTCTTCAGAAATATATGCTGCTAGCCAAGGAAACCTGGATAGTGGGATCATCTCATCTGGCCCTAACCATCTCTTGGATGCAGTAGTATCTAACGTTTACTCTGCTGTAAAGTCGGTCCTGGACGATAGTGTTTCTTGTGGGACAACGTTGACCAATGCTAGCAGCTCCTTGCTACCTAAGACTGGAATTTCATATAGTCGGTGTGGGGTTTCTAACCAGACGAAGGGAGAGTTACTTGGTGTTCCAAAATACATTGCAACAGCAGGAATGATGAGTTCTTGTTCGTTGAGAAATGCTTCTTCCAAGGAAGATTCAGGAACCTGTTCTCAGCTTAGTTCCATTTACGGATCACAAATAAGTTCATGGATTGGAAAGGGTCATGACATGAATCCAAATAATAGCGTGTCTAATGGATGCTCTAAGCAACCTGATGAAACTTCCACACTAAATCGCAAGAGGCTTAAACCTGGGGAAAATCCAAGACCTAGGCCAAAAGATCGGCAAATGATCCAAGATCGCTTCAAGGAGTTGAGGCAAATTGTTCCAAATGGAGCAAAG TGTAGCATGGATGCTCTTTTGGAACGTACAATCAAACATATGCTTTTTTTACAAAGTGTTACAAAACATTCTGATAAGCTAAAGCAAGCTGGAGAGCCCAAG TTGCAGATTACTAACACAGATGGCAGTTTGCTGTTGAAAAATAACTTCGAAGGGGGAGCAACATGGGCCTATGAAGTAGGCTCTCAATCTATGGTCTGTCCTCTCATAGTTGAAGATCTGAATCAACCCCGTCAAATGCTTGTGGAG ATGCTCTGTGAAGAAAGAGGTTTCTTTCTAGAAATAGCTGACATAATTAGAGGCCTGGGGTTAACCATATTAAAAGGGGTTATGGAAACTCGGAATGGCAAGATATGGGCACGCTTTGCTGTAGAG GCCAATAGAGATGTTACGAGGATGGAAATCTTTCTCTCATTAGTCCACTTTCTGGAGCAAAGTTCGAAAATTTGCATTCCGCAAGCCAAAAACGCCAGCTGTGACAAAACAACCGTCCAACAAACCAACCATGCCGCATCTCTTCCAGTGACTGGTGTCCCATAA
- the LOC140842373 gene encoding transcription factor LHW-like isoform X2 — MGYLLKEALKTLCGFDQWSYAVLWKIGYQNPNLLVWEECYYDLNSYPTHQDFNASWGATVASNFQSQYNTGEKVSLLINKMMMDNQVNIVGEGLVGRVAFTGNHQWILSENFRGEAHPPEVLNEVCQQFSAGMKTVAVIPVLPHGVVQFGSYLTIGENLGFVHDVLTLVFQLGEVPGVLLSDNYMSKEPARRFGAPVCLGSYAHVDSSLEFEIRNDLQSTVAAIQVLNSSPSCMKLHDYNHIATIAPTEKTEVYPSISEIWMNQHTPVNVPRSTLDFPSSTCLLNRGSISCIEQSDSGCEGPFNSLCGIPLPTLSKTSTSTSCSIEGVSTPHNVETLSRIDSCSNASRTVNESITSKSSASIGIKNVNLLKREAYFSDSVDHLRTNSLLGNSSGIQHYHMEKQLAENYFCKSNKELDIITHEISMSGHNERQNTVAHSIPSLVEDDNKQKLKDQSHTMSDTKYDESYVQSQSGDDLFDILGAEFKNKIFSSRWKSSKSPPNLHSNMNIPSKKSLASSEIYAASQGNLDSGIISSGPNHLLDAVVSNVYSAVKSVLDDSVSCGTTLTNASSSLLPKTGISYSRCGVSNQTKGELLGVPKYIATAGMMSSCSLRNASSKEDSGTCSQLSSIYGSQISSWIGKGHDMNPNNSVSNGCSKQPDETSTLNRKRLKPGENPRPRPKDRQMIQDRFKELRQIVPNGAKCSMDALLERTIKHMLFLQSVTKHSDKLKQAGEPKITNTDGSLLLKNNFEGGATWAYEVGSQSMVCPLIVEDLNQPRQMLVEMLCEERGFFLEIADIIRGLGLTILKGVMETRNGKIWARFAVEANRDVTRMEIFLSLVHFLEQSSKICIPQAKNASCDKTTVQQTNHAASLPVTGVP; from the exons ATGGGGTACTTGTTGAAAGAGGCTTTGAAGACTCTTTGCGGTTTCGATCAGTGGTCATATGCTGTTCTCTGGAAGATTGGATACCAAAACCCCAA CCTTTTAGTTTGGGAAGAATGTTATTACGATTTGAACTCATATCCGACACATCAAGATTTCAATGCTTCATGGGGTGCGACCGTCGCCAGCAATTTCCAGTCCCAGTATAATACTGGAGAGAAAGTGTCTTTGCTCATAAACAAGATGATGATGGACAATCAAGTTAATATTGTGGGAGAAGG ATTAGTTGGAAGAGTTGCTTTCACTGGTAACCATCAATGGATACTTTCTGAGAATTTTCGTGGAGAAGCCCACCCGCCAGAG GTTCTAAACGAGGTATGCCAGCAATTTTCAGCTGGCATGAag ACGGTTGCAGTTATTCCCGTTCTTCCTCATGGTGTTGTCCAATTTGGTTCATACTTGACA ATAGGAGAGAACTTGGGATTCGTACATGATGTGTTAACATTAGTATTTCAACTGGGAGAGGTACCTGGTGTCTTGCTATCTGATAATTATATGTCGAAAGAACCTGCTCGAAGATTTGGGGCTCCAGTATGTCTTGGAAGTTATGCTCATGTTGACTCGTCTCTTGAGTTCG AAATTCGAAATGATTTGCAATCTACTGTTGCAGCAATTCAAGTCTTAAACTCAAGTCCGAGTTGTATGAAACTACATGATTACAATCATATAGCAACGATTGCTCCGACAGAAAAAACTGAAGTTTATCCCTCAATTTCGGAAATATGGATGAACCAGCATACTCCTGTCAATGTCCCAAGGTCTACTCTTGATTTCCCATCTAGCACATGTTTGTTGAATCGTGGCAGTATAAGTTGCATTGAACAATCGGATAGTGGCTGTGAAGGCCCTTTTAATAGCCTCTGTGGCATTCCTCTGCCTACTCTGAGTAAAACTTCTACCTCGACTTCTTGTTCCATTGAAGGTGTGTCCACGCCCCATAATGTGGAAACTTTGTCAAGGATAGACTCTTGCTCAAATGCGAGCAGGACGGTTAATGAAAGCATTACTTCTAAGAGTTCAGCTTCTATTGGgattaaaaatgtgaatttactGAAAAGAGAGGCCTATTTCTCGGATTCTGTCGACCATTTGAGGACAAATTCCTTGCTAGGTAATAGCTCTGGCATCCAACATTATCACATGGAGAAACAGTTGGCGGAAAATTACTTCTGTAAGTCTAACAAAGAACTCGATATAATTACCCATGAGATTTCTATGTCTGGACACAACGAACGTCAAAATACAGTCGCACATTCGATTCCTAGTTTAGTTGAAGACGACAACaaacaaaaattgaaagatcagaGTCATACGATGAGTGATACCAAGTATGACGAATCGTACGTTCAATCTCAGTCTGGAGATGATTTGTTCGATATTTTGGGAGCAGAATTTAAGAACAAGATATTTAGCAGTCGCTGGAAGAGTAGTAAATCACCCCCAAACTTGCACTCAAATATGAATATTCCTTCTAAGAAGAGTCTGGCGTCTTCAGAAATATATGCTGCTAGCCAAGGAAACCTGGATAGTGGGATCATCTCATCTGGCCCTAACCATCTCTTGGATGCAGTAGTATCTAACGTTTACTCTGCTGTAAAGTCGGTCCTGGACGATAGTGTTTCTTGTGGGACAACGTTGACCAATGCTAGCAGCTCCTTGCTACCTAAGACTGGAATTTCATATAGTCGGTGTGGGGTTTCTAACCAGACGAAGGGAGAGTTACTTGGTGTTCCAAAATACATTGCAACAGCAGGAATGATGAGTTCTTGTTCGTTGAGAAATGCTTCTTCCAAGGAAGATTCAGGAACCTGTTCTCAGCTTAGTTCCATTTACGGATCACAAATAAGTTCATGGATTGGAAAGGGTCATGACATGAATCCAAATAATAGCGTGTCTAATGGATGCTCTAAGCAACCTGATGAAACTTCCACACTAAATCGCAAGAGGCTTAAACCTGGGGAAAATCCAAGACCTAGGCCAAAAGATCGGCAAATGATCCAAGATCGCTTCAAGGAGTTGAGGCAAATTGTTCCAAATGGAGCAAAG TGTAGCATGGATGCTCTTTTGGAACGTACAATCAAACATATGCTTTTTTTACAAAGTGTTACAAAACATTCTGATAAGCTAAAGCAAGCTGGAGAGCCCAAG ATTACTAACACAGATGGCAGTTTGCTGTTGAAAAATAACTTCGAAGGGGGAGCAACATGGGCCTATGAAGTAGGCTCTCAATCTATGGTCTGTCCTCTCATAGTTGAAGATCTGAATCAACCCCGTCAAATGCTTGTGGAG ATGCTCTGTGAAGAAAGAGGTTTCTTTCTAGAAATAGCTGACATAATTAGAGGCCTGGGGTTAACCATATTAAAAGGGGTTATGGAAACTCGGAATGGCAAGATATGGGCACGCTTTGCTGTAGAG GCCAATAGAGATGTTACGAGGATGGAAATCTTTCTCTCATTAGTCCACTTTCTGGAGCAAAGTTCGAAAATTTGCATTCCGCAAGCCAAAAACGCCAGCTGTGACAAAACAACCGTCCAACAAACCAACCATGCCGCATCTCTTCCAGTGACTGGTGTCCCATAA
- the LOC140842373 gene encoding transcription factor LHW-like isoform X1, with product MGYLLKEALKTLCGFDQWSYAVLWKIGYQNPNLLVWEECYYDLNSYPTHQDFNASWGATVASNFQSQYNTGEKVSLLINKMMMDNQVNIVGEGLVGRVAFTGNHQWILSENFRGEAHPPEVLNEVCQQFSAGMKTVAVIPVLPHGVVQFGSYLTIGENLGFVHDVLTLVFQLGEVPGVLLSDNYMSKEPARRFGAPVCLGSYAHVDSSLEFEIRNDLQSTVAAIQVLNSSPSCMKLHDYNHIATIAPTEKTEVYPSISEIWMNQHTPVNVPRSTLDFPSSTCLLNRGSISCIEQSDSGCEGPFNSLCGIPLPTLSKTSTSTSCSIEGVSTPHNVETLSRIDSCSNASRTVNESITSKSSASIGIKNVNLLKREAYFSDSVDHLRTNSLLGNSSGIQHYHMEKQLAENYFCKSNKELDIITHEISMSGHNERQNTVAHSIPSLVEDDNKQKLKDQSHTMSDTKYDESYVQSQSGDDLFDILGAEFKNKIFSSRWKSSKSPPNLHSNMNIPSKKSLASSEIYAASQGNLDSGIISSGPNHLLDAVVSNVYSAVKSVLDDSVSCGTTLTNASSSLLPKTGISYSRCGVSNQTKGELLGVPKYIATAGMMSSCSLRNASSKEDSGTCSQLSSIYGSQISSWIGKGHDMNPNNSVSNGCSKQPDETSTLNRKRLKPGENPRPRPKDRQMIQDRFKELRQIVPNGAKCSMDALLERTIKHMLFLQSVTKHSDKLKQAGEPKLQITNTDGSLLLKNNFEGGATWAYEVGSQSMVCPLIVEDLNQPRQMLVEMLCEERGFFLEIADIIRGLGLTILKGVMETRNGKIWARFAVEANRDVTRMEIFLSLVHFLEQSSKICIPQAKNASCDKTTVQQTNHAASLPVTGVP from the exons ATGGGGTACTTGTTGAAAGAGGCTTTGAAGACTCTTTGCGGTTTCGATCAGTGGTCATATGCTGTTCTCTGGAAGATTGGATACCAAAACCCCAA CCTTTTAGTTTGGGAAGAATGTTATTACGATTTGAACTCATATCCGACACATCAAGATTTCAATGCTTCATGGGGTGCGACCGTCGCCAGCAATTTCCAGTCCCAGTATAATACTGGAGAGAAAGTGTCTTTGCTCATAAACAAGATGATGATGGACAATCAAGTTAATATTGTGGGAGAAGG ATTAGTTGGAAGAGTTGCTTTCACTGGTAACCATCAATGGATACTTTCTGAGAATTTTCGTGGAGAAGCCCACCCGCCAGAG GTTCTAAACGAGGTATGCCAGCAATTTTCAGCTGGCATGAag ACGGTTGCAGTTATTCCCGTTCTTCCTCATGGTGTTGTCCAATTTGGTTCATACTTGACA ATAGGAGAGAACTTGGGATTCGTACATGATGTGTTAACATTAGTATTTCAACTGGGAGAGGTACCTGGTGTCTTGCTATCTGATAATTATATGTCGAAAGAACCTGCTCGAAGATTTGGGGCTCCAGTATGTCTTGGAAGTTATGCTCATGTTGACTCGTCTCTTGAGTTCG AAATTCGAAATGATTTGCAATCTACTGTTGCAGCAATTCAAGTCTTAAACTCAAGTCCGAGTTGTATGAAACTACATGATTACAATCATATAGCAACGATTGCTCCGACAGAAAAAACTGAAGTTTATCCCTCAATTTCGGAAATATGGATGAACCAGCATACTCCTGTCAATGTCCCAAGGTCTACTCTTGATTTCCCATCTAGCACATGTTTGTTGAATCGTGGCAGTATAAGTTGCATTGAACAATCGGATAGTGGCTGTGAAGGCCCTTTTAATAGCCTCTGTGGCATTCCTCTGCCTACTCTGAGTAAAACTTCTACCTCGACTTCTTGTTCCATTGAAGGTGTGTCCACGCCCCATAATGTGGAAACTTTGTCAAGGATAGACTCTTGCTCAAATGCGAGCAGGACGGTTAATGAAAGCATTACTTCTAAGAGTTCAGCTTCTATTGGgattaaaaatgtgaatttactGAAAAGAGAGGCCTATTTCTCGGATTCTGTCGACCATTTGAGGACAAATTCCTTGCTAGGTAATAGCTCTGGCATCCAACATTATCACATGGAGAAACAGTTGGCGGAAAATTACTTCTGTAAGTCTAACAAAGAACTCGATATAATTACCCATGAGATTTCTATGTCTGGACACAACGAACGTCAAAATACAGTCGCACATTCGATTCCTAGTTTAGTTGAAGACGACAACaaacaaaaattgaaagatcagaGTCATACGATGAGTGATACCAAGTATGACGAATCGTACGTTCAATCTCAGTCTGGAGATGATTTGTTCGATATTTTGGGAGCAGAATTTAAGAACAAGATATTTAGCAGTCGCTGGAAGAGTAGTAAATCACCCCCAAACTTGCACTCAAATATGAATATTCCTTCTAAGAAGAGTCTGGCGTCTTCAGAAATATATGCTGCTAGCCAAGGAAACCTGGATAGTGGGATCATCTCATCTGGCCCTAACCATCTCTTGGATGCAGTAGTATCTAACGTTTACTCTGCTGTAAAGTCGGTCCTGGACGATAGTGTTTCTTGTGGGACAACGTTGACCAATGCTAGCAGCTCCTTGCTACCTAAGACTGGAATTTCATATAGTCGGTGTGGGGTTTCTAACCAGACGAAGGGAGAGTTACTTGGTGTTCCAAAATACATTGCAACAGCAGGAATGATGAGTTCTTGTTCGTTGAGAAATGCTTCTTCCAAGGAAGATTCAGGAACCTGTTCTCAGCTTAGTTCCATTTACGGATCACAAATAAGTTCATGGATTGGAAAGGGTCATGACATGAATCCAAATAATAGCGTGTCTAATGGATGCTCTAAGCAACCTGATGAAACTTCCACACTAAATCGCAAGAGGCTTAAACCTGGGGAAAATCCAAGACCTAGGCCAAAAGATCGGCAAATGATCCAAGATCGCTTCAAGGAGTTGAGGCAAATTGTTCCAAATGGAGCAAAG TGTAGCATGGATGCTCTTTTGGAACGTACAATCAAACATATGCTTTTTTTACAAAGTGTTACAAAACATTCTGATAAGCTAAAGCAAGCTGGAGAGCCCAAG TTGCAGATTACTAACACAGATGGCAGTTTGCTGTTGAAAAATAACTTCGAAGGGGGAGCAACATGGGCCTATGAAGTAGGCTCTCAATCTATGGTCTGTCCTCTCATAGTTGAAGATCTGAATCAACCCCGTCAAATGCTTGTGGAG ATGCTCTGTGAAGAAAGAGGTTTCTTTCTAGAAATAGCTGACATAATTAGAGGCCTGGGGTTAACCATATTAAAAGGGGTTATGGAAACTCGGAATGGCAAGATATGGGCACGCTTTGCTGTAGAG GCCAATAGAGATGTTACGAGGATGGAAATCTTTCTCTCATTAGTCCACTTTCTGGAGCAAAGTTCGAAAATTTGCATTCCGCAAGCCAAAAACGCCAGCTGTGACAAAACAACCGTCCAACAAACCAACCATGCCGCATCTCTTCCAGTGACTGGTGTCCCATAA
- the LOC140842373 gene encoding transcription factor LHW-like isoform X4 produces MMMDNQVNIVGEGLVGRVAFTGNHQWILSENFRGEAHPPEVLNEVCQQFSAGMKTVAVIPVLPHGVVQFGSYLTIGENLGFVHDVLTLVFQLGEVPGVLLSDNYMSKEPARRFGAPVCLGSYAHVDSSLEFEIRNDLQSTVAAIQVLNSSPSCMKLHDYNHIATIAPTEKTEVYPSISEIWMNQHTPVNVPRSTLDFPSSTCLLNRGSISCIEQSDSGCEGPFNSLCGIPLPTLSKTSTSTSCSIEGVSTPHNVETLSRIDSCSNASRTVNESITSKSSASIGIKNVNLLKREAYFSDSVDHLRTNSLLGNSSGIQHYHMEKQLAENYFCKSNKELDIITHEISMSGHNERQNTVAHSIPSLVEDDNKQKLKDQSHTMSDTKYDESYVQSQSGDDLFDILGAEFKNKIFSSRWKSSKSPPNLHSNMNIPSKKSLASSEIYAASQGNLDSGIISSGPNHLLDAVVSNVYSAVKSVLDDSVSCGTTLTNASSSLLPKTGISYSRCGVSNQTKGELLGVPKYIATAGMMSSCSLRNASSKEDSGTCSQLSSIYGSQISSWIGKGHDMNPNNSVSNGCSKQPDETSTLNRKRLKPGENPRPRPKDRQMIQDRFKELRQIVPNGAKCSMDALLERTIKHMLFLQSVTKHSDKLKQAGEPKLQITNTDGSLLLKNNFEGGATWAYEVGSQSMVCPLIVEDLNQPRQMLVEMLCEERGFFLEIADIIRGLGLTILKGVMETRNGKIWARFAVEANRDVTRMEIFLSLVHFLEQSSKICIPQAKNASCDKTTVQQTNHAASLPVTGVP; encoded by the exons ATGATGATGGACAATCAAGTTAATATTGTGGGAGAAGG ATTAGTTGGAAGAGTTGCTTTCACTGGTAACCATCAATGGATACTTTCTGAGAATTTTCGTGGAGAAGCCCACCCGCCAGAG GTTCTAAACGAGGTATGCCAGCAATTTTCAGCTGGCATGAag ACGGTTGCAGTTATTCCCGTTCTTCCTCATGGTGTTGTCCAATTTGGTTCATACTTGACA ATAGGAGAGAACTTGGGATTCGTACATGATGTGTTAACATTAGTATTTCAACTGGGAGAGGTACCTGGTGTCTTGCTATCTGATAATTATATGTCGAAAGAACCTGCTCGAAGATTTGGGGCTCCAGTATGTCTTGGAAGTTATGCTCATGTTGACTCGTCTCTTGAGTTCG AAATTCGAAATGATTTGCAATCTACTGTTGCAGCAATTCAAGTCTTAAACTCAAGTCCGAGTTGTATGAAACTACATGATTACAATCATATAGCAACGATTGCTCCGACAGAAAAAACTGAAGTTTATCCCTCAATTTCGGAAATATGGATGAACCAGCATACTCCTGTCAATGTCCCAAGGTCTACTCTTGATTTCCCATCTAGCACATGTTTGTTGAATCGTGGCAGTATAAGTTGCATTGAACAATCGGATAGTGGCTGTGAAGGCCCTTTTAATAGCCTCTGTGGCATTCCTCTGCCTACTCTGAGTAAAACTTCTACCTCGACTTCTTGTTCCATTGAAGGTGTGTCCACGCCCCATAATGTGGAAACTTTGTCAAGGATAGACTCTTGCTCAAATGCGAGCAGGACGGTTAATGAAAGCATTACTTCTAAGAGTTCAGCTTCTATTGGgattaaaaatgtgaatttactGAAAAGAGAGGCCTATTTCTCGGATTCTGTCGACCATTTGAGGACAAATTCCTTGCTAGGTAATAGCTCTGGCATCCAACATTATCACATGGAGAAACAGTTGGCGGAAAATTACTTCTGTAAGTCTAACAAAGAACTCGATATAATTACCCATGAGATTTCTATGTCTGGACACAACGAACGTCAAAATACAGTCGCACATTCGATTCCTAGTTTAGTTGAAGACGACAACaaacaaaaattgaaagatcagaGTCATACGATGAGTGATACCAAGTATGACGAATCGTACGTTCAATCTCAGTCTGGAGATGATTTGTTCGATATTTTGGGAGCAGAATTTAAGAACAAGATATTTAGCAGTCGCTGGAAGAGTAGTAAATCACCCCCAAACTTGCACTCAAATATGAATATTCCTTCTAAGAAGAGTCTGGCGTCTTCAGAAATATATGCTGCTAGCCAAGGAAACCTGGATAGTGGGATCATCTCATCTGGCCCTAACCATCTCTTGGATGCAGTAGTATCTAACGTTTACTCTGCTGTAAAGTCGGTCCTGGACGATAGTGTTTCTTGTGGGACAACGTTGACCAATGCTAGCAGCTCCTTGCTACCTAAGACTGGAATTTCATATAGTCGGTGTGGGGTTTCTAACCAGACGAAGGGAGAGTTACTTGGTGTTCCAAAATACATTGCAACAGCAGGAATGATGAGTTCTTGTTCGTTGAGAAATGCTTCTTCCAAGGAAGATTCAGGAACCTGTTCTCAGCTTAGTTCCATTTACGGATCACAAATAAGTTCATGGATTGGAAAGGGTCATGACATGAATCCAAATAATAGCGTGTCTAATGGATGCTCTAAGCAACCTGATGAAACTTCCACACTAAATCGCAAGAGGCTTAAACCTGGGGAAAATCCAAGACCTAGGCCAAAAGATCGGCAAATGATCCAAGATCGCTTCAAGGAGTTGAGGCAAATTGTTCCAAATGGAGCAAAG TGTAGCATGGATGCTCTTTTGGAACGTACAATCAAACATATGCTTTTTTTACAAAGTGTTACAAAACATTCTGATAAGCTAAAGCAAGCTGGAGAGCCCAAG TTGCAGATTACTAACACAGATGGCAGTTTGCTGTTGAAAAATAACTTCGAAGGGGGAGCAACATGGGCCTATGAAGTAGGCTCTCAATCTATGGTCTGTCCTCTCATAGTTGAAGATCTGAATCAACCCCGTCAAATGCTTGTGGAG ATGCTCTGTGAAGAAAGAGGTTTCTTTCTAGAAATAGCTGACATAATTAGAGGCCTGGGGTTAACCATATTAAAAGGGGTTATGGAAACTCGGAATGGCAAGATATGGGCACGCTTTGCTGTAGAG GCCAATAGAGATGTTACGAGGATGGAAATCTTTCTCTCATTAGTCCACTTTCTGGAGCAAAGTTCGAAAATTTGCATTCCGCAAGCCAAAAACGCCAGCTGTGACAAAACAACCGTCCAACAAACCAACCATGCCGCATCTCTTCCAGTGACTGGTGTCCCATAA